The Plasmodium vivax chromosome 12, whole genome shotgun sequence genomic interval ACTGCGCCGATATCGAATTTGATCGGCACAAAGTTGGACAGCAGTTTGTCCTTGAATTCCTCCGAGTTGTTAAAGGACTGGGAGGAAAGGACCATGGGGGGTGAGGTGTCATATGAAGTGAGATGTACATGGTTAGAGGGGCACAAGAATACGGCTACGCTTTCGTTCTGATAGGAAAAGGCTTGCACACTGCGTAGGTAATTAGCCAACTGCAAGCATCGTTAGCGTGTGTGTATACGAACTATGCGGGTTTGCCTGGGTAGTTTTTCACATGCGTAAGCAAATGCGCTCATTCAgacaattctttttttttttcgtgacGCCGTACCAGCCACCTCATGTAgatttcttctttcccttgGTCATTCTTCTTACAAGTAAAGGAGAATTCCCTCTTggcgaaaaaatgggggtcgTTCAGCCTGGTGTACTTGCCCTTATTGTCTTATTGcgcagaaaaggggggaaaagaaaaaaaaattagctacACATGGTTGGCGGTAATTGTGCGCACCACTCAGCTTGTGCGGGTGGGTGGAGATATCTCcattcacaattttgttaaatggtgtttttatttctccatGCCGTTTCTCTGTTGATAtattgtccctttttttttgctttttctatCACGCTATTATTGACATTTCGAGGGCGATTTTAAGGGCAATATTTTCCGAAGAGGAAATCGACGCAGGAGTGAATCactcgggggggaagcattTATTCCAAGTAAAGGGCACGGTTATGCCTTTCTTTGCGGGAGGGGGCGCGCACGCTTCGTGGGCTCACTGTGATTCGTGCGCCCCCATGCTTCTCCACTTTTGCAGTACCATTTTTATAGTTCAGCCAGTTGCATAGGTCGTTGATTGGGCAAAGGTTTCCTGTggaatggggggggaaagaaaaaaaaggacgcaCATGCGTATTTGTGTGTAGGCacgtatgtgtgtacatgtacGCAGCTGCACAAATGTACAgatgtacacatgtacacatgcGTGTACTCTAGCAGGGTTGCTCTTCCGATCCCGCCTAAAACGTGCCGCGTTAAACACATTGCCTGTTGCCCCTCTTGTGGAGTGACCCAATCTGTTCGACCGTCCAGCGCCGGACCGATGTTCCTCCCCCACTGGGGGATAGCAGATGCATATGCGTCATTTTAACTAACTGTAGTAAAAAATCAAATCCGTTTCGTTAACGGTGGAGTCCTTAATTTCGCCGACAATTTCCATCTCGAGGTGGGGTTCCGGGAAATATTCAGGGTGTTctctttttcacttttactGATATGTGAACGCCCTCCTGTTTTTAGTAGCTAATGAGAAGAGGCGTTACTTTGACATGTCGCGCGCGTCAAtatgcttcccttttttccttccgcgATGCGTAAGCGAAAAGGGTATTCAAAAGTTTCGAGAGAAGAAAGAGCATTTGTGtgaataagaaaaaggaagtgcggatcatgaaaaaaaaaaaaaaaattatttttaatttttaattttatcttttacattttatgttttaagTTTACGATATGTAAGCCGGCGCAAATTAGACATtcccagaaaaaaaatccccttttatgtatctcccccttttatgTACTCCCCCCTTTCGGCACCTTCCCTCCCTTAtgattttttcccacctctTAAAAAGAATCAATGGTGAGATACAATAACGGGCGATGCGTTTTACCCCCTTTGGGAGgcctttccaaaatggggattATAAACtccaaaaaagaagaagcaaattttcacgctaaaaaaaattaaagcacaAATTGGTGAAAGCGTACGAAGTTTATTTTATCCAACGcggtagggaaaaaaaaaataatggagAGACCATAAGGGGAATATAATTTCCCATGTTGCATATTTTCCCGGGTGGGTTAAATTGGGATTGTATgtatttccccatttttgcaaagatTCTTTTTtggcatgaaaaaaaaaaaataaaggaagtTAAAGGTGGGCCCTTTGTTTGTATACCCATTTAACGCCATTCTGGGTGGGTTTACACCTTTACGTGAAGTCAAACAGGGGTGTGAAGCGCTATGTTCGCCTCATAACTATACATTCCTACCGCATGTACTCCGCGTAGCATAGTGGCAATCCGCTCTGCGATTTTTTCAAAGCGGATGGAAGTTCCACCCCAACGGAATGAACCCCTTTGTAAAAGTGAAgggcaaacaaaaaagaaccaACATAACTGGGGCAGTAACGCATGCGTGCATGGGTAGTAATATCATACGTACAACTTGCCCATCTGTTGGGCGTGGATAGACTTCCCCAGCCCCTGCCGCTTTCTCCCCGCAGAAGGGGCATACCCTCATGAAGGCTGCAAATTTCACGAATGTGCGTTCCCGCGTCTGATCCCGCTTCTAACCCCGCTTCTGATCCTGCTTCTAATCCGCTTCTGTTCCGCTCCTAACCCCGCTTGGGCCCAAATCAGCCAAATATATTTTGGAACATACTGAACAGGTCGTGCTTCCTCTTGTTAAACAGCACATCATCCAGTATGCCGATGTATTTTTGAAAGTCGGGGTCGTAATTTAATATGAGTCGATACTTATACTTGACGTCTTCATATAAAGGGGCGCTTCTATATATGCAGGAGCAGGTAATTAGGTATGCAATTTGAACCGGGAGGGGGACATCCTTTCGATCTAAATTGGgctcaaatttatttatcaaATCTAATGCCTGTTCAAATTTGTCCAGCACAAGAAGACATAGTGTGGTccttaaaatgaaaaaatcgGATTCACTCGGGTAGCCTTCTTTTTGCCAAAggcaaattattttatacaatatttCATTATCCTCTAGgtatataaaatgattatGAGCTAAGCTGTATTTTTTATCCTCAAAATAAGCATATGCTATGGCTTTGTGGAAATCTAGGTAGCCAAATATTTCATCATCATTCGTGGACCATAAGATGCACTTgttcataaatttatatttttcttctgtaGAATTTGGGGGGCataagttaaaaatttcgattatttttttcgcatatTCTTCgctaaattttatattatgttgTGTTAGAATTGTGCAACACTGGTACATTAAATCGCACAGCAGAACGTACTGTTCTGCCTTGGCCATTTTTTGCGAGAAATAAAAGATGATGCTCATGCAACTGCTCACTTGGTTTTTCTGCAGCTTCCTGTTTATGAGTGACTTGATCAGTTGGTGCGCTTCGTAGTGCTGGCCCTTTTCTATTTTCTCCTTGGCCAGTTTTTCCTTGCTCATTTTGTCGCTACTCATTTTGGTGGCTTTGCTCAGAGGTGCGCGAAGTTGTTTCAACTCAGCGGGGTTgctctctcccttttgcttaGCGGTGGATGGGGTCCCTCTTCTACCTGCGATGCAGCACAAATGGAGTTTCACCCCGGTTAGCGCTGGACGGCTCATACAATTCTGTTCAAATACACTGGGCGGGGACGCTCCCCAACACGTTTAAACCGCTGTAGTATGTTTCCCCTTTCTCAGTTGCGCATACTACGCAGTGCAGCAGTTAGACCTCAAATGTGGAGCTAACTAGGCGTGTCCTTCTACCGCTACGCATATAACTATGtatgtgaatatattttGGCGTATGTTTCTGCGTGCGGATGAAGGGGCCTCGCTTCCCCTTCAAGTTCAATCGTACAGGCGCGGGAATTCCCCGTTCGGCGGGCGTACACATGCGTGGGTAGCCAGTACGTATGATGCGCAGCTGTGCAGGGGTTCCTCTGCGGCGCTTTGCCGGGATGCAAACTGTATCTGCCCCACGGAAGCTTTATATTTCCGCCTCGCGTTAGATTTATATTCCCGCCTCGCGTTGGTTTTATCTTTCCTGTGCGCCTCTTTCGATCTGCTCTCGCtgggttattttttcccccttcttttgCGCTGTATCATCGCTAACTtctcggaaaaaaaaaaaatcaaagcAGGGGCATAGTATCAAAGGGTGAGCGGCATGAAGTTCGAGGTAACCTCTTTAAACAATAATTTTCTTTGTTCTTCTAAAAAACGCCTTACAagagcgcaaaaagggggcattaTTCAAACATTAGTGCATATGCAAGTATACACTAACTTGCGTGGCAAAAAGCGCAATGTCGCGCGATCCGCTTGCCATACATTTGCATCCACATGCAGCAGCTAAATTTTTGTGTCGATTTTTTTCTAggcacttttttaaaaacgccaAAGTTAAGCAGGCCCAGCATGGAAATGTAGGGAGGGAGGCTACGTATAATTAGCGACTCATTGGGGCGGAAGTACAAAataggggaagcaaaaaataggccttcttttttttcttttttttgtcatattGATATGAAGTAGACTTCTccgggggagaggcaaaaaaagggcaacgTGATGACAACGATTAGAGGCGCACTTTTTTGAGGGCAATCCACAGCGTTGTAAGTTGAGCGGCAAAGTAGGTGATGACAAGGTGTTCCTCCACAGagtgaagaggaaaacataCCGAACTGCCTGTAACGTGGCTGAGGAGAGGAAAGCTTTATCCCGAATTGTGAAGGCGGGACAATGTCACGAACAGCTGAGCAAGGGggccaaaagaaaaaaaaagaaaaaagaaaattcaaGGGGAACAAACTAAAAATGAGATCACCGTTGAAATTTTCCAACAGTGGTGAGTAACTCTGCGTAGCGATAGAGTAAAACCCGAGGGACGCCTTTTTCTGGGGAAGAACAGCACAGGGAAAGACATACCATCAGGTTATATGTGTCTCTCCATCGAGTATATagcagtgaaaaaaaaaaaaaagattcaGGTATATAAGTAGGGTTTCCCCACAGGAGTTTTTGCCATATGCGTATACACATTTGGCACCTCCAATAGTTAGGAAGAGGCCAAGTATAGCTCACACATTTGGGAGGCCTCCCAGGTGACAACACCTGCATAGTAAGAAATCATAGGGGAACCCCTCTCGGTCGCTTTTCTTCCCCTGAAAACCTGTTTAAATCCCAAAAAGGGACTTCCTCTCTTTTTGGGGTagccccttccccccccctgtggcgCGAACAAGATGAACAACATCAACATCGTGTGCCTGGGTGGCGCGAGCGAAGTGGGGCGTTCGTGCGTCATTATAGAAAGTGCAAACAGGTCAATCATGTTGGACTGTGGAATTCATCCGGCGTTTATGGGCATCGGCTGTTTGCCCATCTACGACGCGTACGACATTTCGAAGGTGGATTTGTGTTTAATAACCCATTTTCACATGGACCACAGTGGTGCCTTGCCCTACCTGGTTAATAGAACCCGTTTTAAAGGAAAGGTATACATGACGGAGGCGACGAAAAGTATCTGCTATTTACTGTGGAATGACTATGCGCGAATTGAAAAATGCATGCACATGATGAATAAGATGAAAGGaagtagaaataaaaatgagccGGGTGAAAATGAAGCGGACGAGTATGGCAacaaagggaaaaggggagggcCATCCTACTCCAGTGATGAGTTTGGAAGTGAAGACAATGATGATGATTATTACCAAAGTTACATTTGCGAAATGGGAGATGGAGATATAAAGCATAATGTACTGTATGAcgaaaatgatataaatgaAGCCATGAAAATGATAGAAACGTTAAATTTTCATGAGCACATAGAATTTGAGGATGTAAAATTTACAGCCTATAGAGCAGGACACGTCATCGGTGCGTGTATGTTCTTAGTggaaataaataacataCGTTTTTTATACACAGGGGATTATAGCAGGGAGGTCGATAGGCACATCCCCATAGCGGAGATCCCCGCCATCGATGTCCACGTGCTAATTTGTGAAGGAACATATGGAATTAAAGTGCATGAcgataggaaaaaaagggaagtccGTTTCCTCAATATGATTACgagtatattaaataataaagggAAGGTCTTGCTCCCGGTGTTTGCTTTAGGAAGGGCTCAAGAGTTGCTACTAATTATGGAGGAACACTGGGAAAGAAACCCCCAGTTGCAGAAGATCCCCATCTTTTACATTTCGTCCATGGCTACCAAGTCGCTGTGTATATATGAGACCTTCATAAATCTGTGTGGCGATTTTGTACGCCATGTACTTaatgaagggaaaaatccttttaattttaaatttgtaaagTATGCGAAATCGTTGGActccattttgaattatttatacCAAGATAATAACCCCTGTGTTGTTATGGCTTCTCCTGGTATGctacaaaatggaatttcgaaaaatatttttaacatcatTGCACCTGATAAGAAAAGTGGAGTTATCCTTACTGGGTATACCGTCAAGGGGACTTTGGCTGATGAGCTAAAAACTGAACCGGAGTATGTCCTCATTAACGACAAGCCTGTGAAGAGGAGGTGCCGCTTCGAGGAAATCTCCTTCAGTGCTCACTCGGATTTTAATCAAACCAAAACGTTTATTGAAATGTTGAAGTGCCCAAATGTGGTTCTTGTGCATGGGGATAGGAACGAATTGAACAGACTGAAAAATAAGCTTActgaggagaagaagtaccTGTCTGTTTTTACGCCCGAGTTGCTGCAGAGGCTGACTTTTCGCTTTGAGCACAGTGACCATGTGGTGTCGCTGGGCCGGCTTTCCCACCAGATTAGGTGTCTCGctcggaggggggaaggctcacaagggggagaagcgggcgCGGGGGGTGCAGCAGGCACAGCAGGCACAGCAGGCACAGCAGGCGCAGCAGGCGCAGCGGATGATGGAACAAATGCGGAGAAAAAAGATGAACAGTCGGGGGGACAACCCCCCCACGAGGGACGCACCGACCAGGAGAATGCAAAACGGAGCGACAGAAATGGAGAGGAGAAAACCTTTCCCAACGGAGTGGATGCCATAATCATCTCGGAGCCGAAGGCCGTCCCGGTCATGATTTACGCCAAGGATATTTATGAGTACACGAATTTGAAGACTGCGCTGATTGACCAGACGATCAGCATAAAATTCCCGTACAAGTTCGAGCTGCTGTACCATATGTTGAGGGGGGTGTACGAGGAAACGCACATGGAGGGGGTTGGCAGCGGTGTGGGTGGCGATGTGGACGGCGGTAACAGTGGGGACGACGGCGGAGCGGTCATCTTCGTGCAGGACGTGAAAATCCAGCACTGCAGCGCGGAGCAGGTCATAAGGATTAACTGGCTCTCAAGCCCAGTGAACGACCTAGTGGCGGACAGCGTCAATTTTCTAATTCTAGAATTTCTCGACACCATGAAGAGTGACAGCCACCTGCCCATCTGCAACGAAGTGACGGATGATGAGATCTATCAAATGATCATTTCGTACGTGCAGGAAAATTATACCAACGTGGAGAGGTTCTCCAAAGTGGAGCTGAAAAGGTTCCTTTTGCAGAATGGCAGTGGCAGCCCCGAGCGGGGAAAAGACGAAGAAGCAGAGGCAAGCGGTGCAGATAGAGATGGAATGGCTAGTTTGGAGCATGACCAATCGCACTCATCTGACAAGGTGAACCGaatggaagaagaggaggatgtaCACGAGGACCGTGATGGGCAAAGCGGGCACAgagacaaaatgaagaatttcCGCTCCcttgataaaatattatttgactACATCGCGGCAGATGCCAGTTTAGCAGTGTC includes:
- a CDS encoding hypothetical protein, conserved (encoded by transcript PVX_118565A), whose protein sequence is MSSDKMSKEKLAKEKIEKGQHYEAHQLIKSLINRKLQKNQVSSCMSIIFYFSQKMAKAEQYVLLCDLMYQCCTILTQHNIKFSEEYAKKIIEIFNLCPPNSTEEKYKFMNKCILWSTNDDEIFGYLDFHKAIAYAYFEDKKYSLAHNHFIYLEDNEILYKIICLWQKEGYPSESDFFILRTTLCLLVLDKFEQALDLINKFEPNLDRKDVPLPVQIAYLITCSCIYRSAPLYEDVKYKYRLILNYDPDFQKYIGILDDVLFNKRKHDLFSMFQNIFG
- a CDS encoding cleavage and polyadenylation specifity factor protein, putative (encoded by transcript PVX_118570A) is translated as MNNINIVCLGGASEVGRSCVIIESANRSIMLDCGIHPAFMGIGCLPIYDAYDISKVDLCLITHFHMDHSGALPYLVNRTRFKGKVYMTEATKSICYLLWNDYARIEKCMHMMNKMKGSRNKNEPGENEADEYGNKGKRGGPSYSSDEFGSEDNDDDYYQSYICEMGDGDIKHNVLYDENDINEAMKMIETLNFHEHIEFEDVKFTAYRAGHVIGACMFLVEINNIRFLYTGDYSREVDRHIPIAEIPAIDVHVLICEGTYGIKVHDDRKKREVRFLNMITSILNNKGKVLLPVFALGRAQELLLIMEEHWERNPQLQKIPIFYISSMATKSLCIYETFINLCGDFVRHVLNEGKNPFNFKFVKYAKSLDSILNYLYQDNNPCVVMASPGMLQNGISKNIFNIIAPDKKSGVILTGYTVKGTLADELKTEPEYVLINDKPVKRRCRFEEISFSAHSDFNQTKTFIEMLKCPNVVLVHGDRNELNRLKNKLTEEKKYLSVFTPELLQRLTFRFEHSDHVVSLGRLSHQIRCLARRGEGSQGGEAGAGGAAGTAGTAGTAGAAGAADDGTNAEKKDEQSGGQPPHEGRTDQENAKRSDRNGEEKTFPNGVDAIIISEPKAVPVMIYAKDIYEYTNLKTALIDQTISIKFPYKFELLYHMLRGVYEETHMEGVGSGVGGDVDGGNSGDDGGAVIFVQDVKIQHCSAEQVIRINWLSSPVNDLVADSVNFLILEFLDTMKSDSHLPICNEVTDDEIYQMIISYVQENYTNVERFSKVELKRFLLQNGSGSPERGKDEEAEASGADRDGMASLEHDQSHSSDKVNRMEEEEDVHEDRDGQSGHRDKMKNFRSLDKILFDYIAADASLAVSADEEEPVVRILNGGVLYEILKFEVKDNNNNDVNVYVDIDNREVICEEVTILLKIKEILKNIEESLLPMCF